The DNA segment ctccagtgctttgaggtgcttgctgtccgTTGTCCATCTCTCTGAAGTGTTCAATTGGTGATTAGATTTGTTGAAGCCATCTCGCAAAGAGTTGCCAggctctggcgccatcttgggATATTTGTTACAAGGGTAATTATTGTTCGATAGGGTTAAGATCTTGGACTTTGAACACTTCCACAGTTGGTCGAAGGTTGCGCTGGTGGACTGGAGgcattggtgaatttcatcatcagtctCAGCTTTCACTGAAAGGTGGCTCCTGAGAAAACATGGCTCCATGATCCAGGTTTTCCAGAATCTTGTCATGGATTTTGATTTAATGGGGTGCCGTGTGGAGGTGTGTAGCAGAGACAGGTTGGTGGAGCACCTTGGTCCACTGGATCTCAAGCGGAAGGCCTACACTTCAGTGAAGGAATCAGTGATGACTTGGGCTCCATCCCCATCATATGCACATTGCATAGAGGCCAGGGTGATATTGGTTCTGGAGTGGTTGAATGGTTGGCTGTAATGGTTGAATGTTCTCTGTTTAGTCATAGAATCAATACAGTAAATGTAGATTAATTCCATTCCAGCAGCACAGAAGGTTGAGAAGAGGGTTGTAAAAGGGACATTGGCTTGCTTGACCCCAGTCTGGATTGGGATTGCATTTGCAGTGGACCTGTTGGTTTGATCATGACTTGCGTGTCTTCAAGTGATAGCAAAATTCTGAGGACAACCAAAAATGAGAAGGATTCTCCATAATCCTTCTTGGTTGATAAGGTTGAAGGCTTTTGTGAGGTTGAAAATGACCAAATACAGCAGTTGTTGCTAAGAGGCGCACATCAGCCACTGAAGAAAGgcacctggatggtggtgagggaggtggtggttCTGGCAGAGCTTCAAGAGCCTTGAACCAGATGTGAGGGTGAAGCAGCACTGATGGAGCATTAAGTACCTAGAGACCGGTGAGTTTCTGATTCTTCCTGGAGGCTAGGAACATCAAACAATTGCTGGTTGAAAGAGTGGATCCGGCCGATTGTGGACGCCAGTATATTTGGAAAAGCAAGCCGCAGGGCTGTGGGAGAGCACAAGGGCCAGAAGGTACTAGCGCATGGCAGCAGAGGGTAGAGCGTAGGAAAAACAAGTAGGAGAAGCAGTGAATGGAATGTACATACCCGATTTCTTGGCTGGGActgaactgggaggcctggaaatggagctggaagccATCTAGGACAAGATGGCAGCAAAGGCAAGTACTGAGGCAAGACATGTGGCTGTAGTAGTGAGTCTTAGTGAGAGTGCAGTCAAAGAGCAGTACAAACCACAGAGGAGAAGTAACGAGAGAGAGACTTCTTCAAAGTAATGGTTGATGGGTGTTTTTGTAACGCCATTGCCAATGGAGTTCCACAGTATTTGGTACTTGGCCCCTTACTTTTTGTGGCATATCTTTATGATGTGGACAAGATAAAGTTTGTAGATAATACAAACATATGAGGAGAAAAGTTTTGGACTGCAGATAGATATAGATGCTTTGGTCAGTTGGACAGAAATGTAGCAAATATAATTTAACCCAGAGGTGAAGAATTATATTTGAGGAAGAATAAAGGCAAAGGAATTCACTATCAATGGGAGGATATTTAGAGGAACCTTGGAACATGTGTCCACAGATTGTTAAATGTTGGTTGGAAAGGCACATGGAATTAGTTGCTTTTATTATCCAAGGCACACAACATAACAGCAGGCAGTTATGCTAAAACTGATTAGACTGCAACTTGCGCAATGTGTACCATTCTAATCacctcacacgctctccaactcctCCATAATTTTAAGTTCTCTGGTACTCGTCTTCACCATagacctccattccccatcatgacagcctcaccgccctccacttctttcctgACCAGAGAcaaaaccagtccccttccactagcACTCTCCTCTGCCTAGccgaacttgtcctcactctcttttttgattcctctcactttctacaaaccaagggtgtagccatgggcactcacatgggccccagctatgcctgccttttcattggctacactGAACAGAccctgttccaagcctactctggccccacttCTCAAATCTTTCTCCAGTATATTGACAACTGGATTgctgccacctcttgcacccgtgcggaacttgacggtttcataaatttcaccactaatttccAGGTGGATCTCCAATTCACttagactatctctgacacctctttctcctttcttgatgTCTCAATCTCCATCttaggagattctttatccaccagcatcttctacaaacccactgacagccacagctaccttgattacagctcctcccaccctgtctctggcaaggacgctatccctttctcttaATTTCTCCACCTCATCTGCTCCCAtcatgaggctttccactccaggacatctgagatgcttttttttaaactaactaTAGCTTCCCCCCTACAGTGGTTGGGAGACcttgcacccacatctctgccatttcctgcaactctgctctcacccccacccctccaggacccaacagggataggattccccttgtcctcacatttcatcccaccagcctatgtatccaacacatcattctctgccacttcctccatctccaatgggaccccaccaccaagcacatcttcccctccccacccctttctgcctttcacagggactgcttgCTCCGCGATTCCCTGGTTCACatctcctgctcccaccccagggactttccactgcccctgccataggtgtaacacctgctcctacaccacctccatccagggagccaaacagacctttcaggtgagacagattcacctgcacctcccttaatatcatctactgcattcagtacgccaagtgtggcctcctctacattggcgagaccaaatgcagacgtggtgaccgttttgtagaacacctatgctctgtccataatcgtgacctgcatctccccgttgccaatcacttcaactccccctcccacagtatcacagacatgtcagtcctcagcctccactgccagaagtctaaatgcaaactggaggaacagcacctcattttatcTTGGGACTTTAAGGCCTAATGGTAGGAACAtagaattctcccaccttaagtaaacCAAATCCCCcgccaccatgcctcttcttttctttcctagcCTGActcttttcctcccctcccctcatggggcacctgcctccttacctttgacccatccccagtggatctgctctcccctcctcccccacacctatcactctcccttacctgcatctacctaccaccatcttgtgcccaccctgcctcccctcttttttcctcctatcattgctctgttcttccctcctatatattgagcttccccttttcctatcttcagtcctgaagggccctgacccgaaacatttgactgtttttctttgtagatgctgcctggcctgctgagttccttcagcatcgtgtttttttttcattctgatcACCACCTACAGAAAAATGCGACTATAATGGAAGTGGGGTCCAGGTTTACAAGGGCATTTCCAGAACTCAAAGTTTAGCTACATGGAAATATTAGATAAGCTCACTGTGTTTTCTTTGAAACTGAGTAGAGGGAGGGGAGATTTAAATGGAGGTAATAAATCTATTTGGGCCATAGACAATAAAAAGACATTTCCCTTAGCAGAAAGTAAAAAAAACGAAGGAGCATAGATTTCAAGTAATCAGTGGAAGGGTTAGAGGggatttaaagaaaatgtttttcacccagatggagGTCTGTAATTCACAACTGGAGAGAGGCATAAATCTTCATATTAGAAAGTAGTGCATCTGAAGAATCTTTATCTAAAGAGCTACAGTCCagttgctggaaggtgggattaggcaggGTAGCTCTTTTAAACCAGCACagatataatgggctgaatggcttcctctgaATCATATATTTGCTATGATTCTAAAAATTTTTGACTTTTGCAAGATGGATCATGGTCCTCTCAGGGGCACTATCAGTGGTATGTTAACTAAGCATGAATACTTCTCTATCATAACAGATCAGGCTGATGTTGAAGTCCTGAAAGGGGCCATTTCTATGGGACCATGTTGCAAAAGGTTATCAGTCCTCAAGAGGCAGAAAGTGGAATTTGAACTgaagtctctggattgttagtccaaacATCTCATTAATGAATATTGCTAATTTAATTGCAGTGCCACTACCAACTTGCTCATTATAAAATTGATGAATTCAAAAAAACCAAAATGCTTGAAGTTATATCATAAATTACTAGTCAGATAAGTAATTTATAAACTTATTGAACCAAATTTGAAACTCTTATCACAAAACACCTGCTGCAGTACTTTTTACTCACACAAGGTAGACATTGATCAATTGCACTGTGATCTTTCTTGTGGGAGTGAGAGCAGGGAGAGAGCACTTTTGGTCATTAGTAAACTGCAATTACTTATTAAATTACAACAGCACTATAGGACGACAAATAAGTAATGTGTGATTAATTTTATACCATCACAATTTTGGAAGTTTTTAAATGTAAAGTTTGTCAGTGTAAACTTACTTTGGAAATAGCTGACAGCTAATTCAGATGATAATGCCCAGAACGATATCTATTGTGCAAAGTACCACACAAATTCTAGCTGATAACTCAAACCAATACAAATAACTACTACATAAAACATAACTCATTCTCACAAATGTAAAGACTTTGCTGTAAACAAGCCTGCCGAGAAAAGGGTATTGCCTcaatatacaggtcctccccaggttacggatatctgatttatgtacagcctgttcctacgaacgagtgtttgggacACCTGACGGGATGGATTTATCAGctgctgctgcggggctgcaaaCATCTTCTGCCGCCTGGGAACTCTGTGttcgcatttccaacttgcaaactgtccaggttacaaactgttcacaggaacagaaccctgacgCAACTTGGGGAGGGCATGTATCCTTGTGTCCTTTCAAATGATCATACAAAAAAATCCATTAGCTATCAATAATTATGGCTATCACAtcaagaataatttttaaaagcatCTACATCCAACCAAAGTCTTGAAGATTGTACAAGTCATTTGCAAAAATTGACATAACATGTCCTTTTACAGCTTTGTCAAAAATGCACACTTTATTTGGTCACAGTAAAAATAATCAGGTACCAATATAGGTTAAGTATGTAGTATGTCAATCATTTGGTTTTATTTGGCTTTAATACCTCCACATTCCATGGAAAACATAAACCCTCCACTTATCCTCCAGGTCTGAGGAAGGAAGTTTGACCCataatgttaactggtttctttttccacaaatgttgcttgactggctgagttcttccagcatttctgtttctgcttCCTCCACATTCTATTCCTAGATTTTATATTTAATGTGCTAGGCATTCTCCTGCTACAATTAATGCAAACTTGCAACATTTGACAAAAGTCATGAGGCTTCTTCTCAAAACATCACACCTACTAAATTCAGAGGAGCTGAAAAAGATTGGCATAAAAATCATCTGGTACTGAACCATAAAGTATCTCAGTGGCAGAggttagatcattagaagtatttaaagtggagataaatCCATTTTTGTAATATCAGGGATTTGATAGCacagaggaattgaggcctggggtagatcagccatgatcatattgaatggcagggcaggcttgagaggccaggtggcctactcctgtgcctACTTCCTTGGGTTCTTGTAGTGATGTACATTGCAGATAATGCCAGCAAATGCACATCCTTCAGAGAAAAAGCAAAGTCGCACAACAATGTTTTTCTCAGTCCTTCATCTTCAGCTAGCAATGCCTTACCCTCCCACTGTACTTTAAATGAATTGCAGACAACTACAAGAACAATGCACTAGCCATTTCCATACATTAGGTGCATTCACTAGGAACATAATTGAAACAAACAGCAATCTGAATTCCAAACACTGGATGCGACACAGGGCAAAAAGGCAGGTAGAAATAAAACCAAACTGCATCTTCAGAACTATTCCAAAATATAATTGGCCCTACATTACAGAATTTCAGAAATTCATATCGTTACCTATCCCATATGTATATTTTGGTTCTTCAACAGGTTACTAATTGTTTACATTTTCCCCCTTACTTCTCATAATGCAGCATCTATCTTTTAATAAAAGTATGGTTGAAAATCAAGTATAAATGATTGTTTCCCACAAAATACCATTTTGAAAACTGAATGCTGGGCAAGGACTACTTATCCCATTACGTGCCTCAAACTAGCATATTTCTTTTTTCAAAAGAGAACTAGTCTACCTTTCAAGGCTTCAAGGCATCTTGTCACAGCTCATAAAATTCCACAGCTGAAAGATAAATTGCTTTTTCTAaatcaatgttttaaatattaggAATGAACTACTCAATGACTCACGAGTTCCCAAGTGAATTTCAAGCAGACTAAGCATGTCATAATTAGATCAAAGTAATTTAGAAAATGAATTGGTTGACAATACACAAAATCAGGTTTTCAGAGATCCATCGTTTACATTGACACATCTTTTTCCCTACTAATGTTGACAAATCTAGTTCATAGCTCTGGCTTTTTTGTAGTCAGTTTatagcagctgcagtctcttatcTGCAATGATTAATTTCCAAAGCGATGGTCAGAGTTGAAGAttactgaaaatgaaaattaatttgaaacatttGGCTTAGCAATCCTGGCTTTGTTTTGAATACAACAAATCTTCAGAAAATGACTGATCATTTAACTCAACCAGCTGACTTGATAGTTTTGCACTtcttttttaataaatttattaaTACTAAAGTTTGTAaagaaatttgcatttatgtagcatggATAACCAACTCAACTTAAAGTTATTTACATTCAATGGTACAAATCTGAAGCAAAGTCACCATTGGCTTCTGCATTTGCTATTGCACAATTTGCAGATAGTAAGCATCAAATTGCAATGAATTAAATGACTAGATCATGTTTAAGGGATAAATCCTGCCGAGGTGATAGAAATAGCAAGCAAGCCCTTCTTGGAATAATGCAgagggatcttttacatttaccCAAGGAGCCACGTCTTGGTTTAATGCTTCATTTGAAAGACTGGATCCCCAACAGCACATCATTTTCCACAGGAGTGTTAGCCTAGATCAATTTCTCAGTGTTACATACCTCGATTTTCTTTTAAACCACTTGACCTAtagaagttaattttaaaaatggaaaaaaataagcaTATATCTCAGCCACAAATAAATCACTGAAGAAAATGCCCCAAAATTAATCCAATATCTCTCAACTCAAAAGGCACATTGGTGACAATTTAGGCATTTAAAATATAAAGAGCTGTGGGTAATAATACATATTCAGCACACACCAATGTAGGTAATTTttgcagaggaatttcttcaaaaaaattgaGTAGTTTTAATTTCATGACTGATCATTTCAGAATAAACACAAGTGTCCACGATGGCCCCACTTTACAAAAACAGACAATAAAGCCCATAAAACATTACCTGTCTTTAGAAAGAATTTTTCTTTAAAGTAGTTTGAATAATGACGTTCCAGAAATTAAATGTCTATCATATTCTGCAACTAGCAAACATCACTCTCAAACATAATCACACATGATTAAAACGGGCAAGGCTGGAATAGTGTAAGTTATGAAGTACTAAGTAACCAACCAGAGTAAATCATAAAAAGGGAAAGCAATGTGATGTGGTGTAACATCTTGCAAATTGTCATCTACCTATGTAGTGTCAATTTGCTATCCAAGTGTTGCAGGTTTTCCGCTAGCAGTCCCATTAGCCACAAGAATTTTAGTTTGAATATATTAATCAATGCCCCAGTTATGCAGTGTATACAGGTAACATTCTTCGTCCACTTTTCTTTTACTAAACTTAGAACACAAATTAAAAAACTGAAACCCCTCAACTATCATCCTATTCTAGACATGGAAACAAAGCACACATAGCAGAAAAATAGTTTATGTGACTTTAGTCTAACAAAGTGGCAACAGCAAATGTAATTTACACTGAAATATAGGTTAGAAGTAAAAAGCATTAACAGTATATGTTGGAAAGGCTGAACCTATTACACAACTGTACAAACATCTGTACAAAGCTCATAAAAATTTTAGGCATATTAACAGAATTAAAAGAAAGCCCCTCTTGGTCCTTGAATCCTAGGtgactttatttctttttatatataaaaaaaaagaacagatgaTCAAATAAGCAGCGATGGAGTAGGCTTCTTGCCAGGCCAAGCTTCCTTGGCATATTTCTTTTTCTTCGGTTCATTAACAGATTCTGCATTGAATACGCCTGGGTTGGAAACAGGGTTTATAGTCACAGTTGCTGGTACCACTGCCGGTGCCAAGTCTACTTCAGGAGCAGGATTTGGGAATGGCATTGGCAGTCCTCCTATCATAGCGGTTCCCATTGTATTGCCGTGTAGCTGAGATGCAGAATCACCACTAGTTGGAGGGAGGCCACCATATAAACTGGCATTGAATGGGAAATTCTGCATACGCCTAGCAACTCCATCTTCCAGACCCAGTGAACTGGGGCTTTCTGTCTTCTTTTTCtataattttcaaaagaaaacacaattaacCTTTGGAAGCAATATTCCTTCTGTGGTTAACTTCAAAAGGATTTCTTCACAGCACCGAAGAAATAGTGACATAGGAAGGCTAGCAGCTGTGGTAAAATAATTAGTTGTGTGGCAATAATGCGAATAAGAAAAAGCATCAACTTTGTGATGGTGTTACTTGAAGAGCAGCTGGTTTAATAACAGTAACATTTAGTACCTCAAGGAACTACATGATACTTGAGTGTTGTATTTATGGGTCTCCCAAAAATACCAAAGTATTTTATGATTCTAGTTAATTATACAAACTAAAAATAGTTACAATAAAAATAGCACAATTATAGCTATGAGAAGTTAGGTGTATAACATTTTGAAGTAAATTTGATACATGTTGATCAGTAAGCTCAACATCATTACTGATCTGAAACAACACATTCATTAAAAACTGAAGTTAAACATTCTGCTGCCTAACAAATTTAAAAAACCGGCATTGGCTTATTTACCTTGAGTGGAACCACAGCTGTTTGAACCATATTTCTGAAGCGACCAACTGAAGGATCAACATCCTCTGCAAAAAGGATGAGGTAAAAGAAAGAAATTTTTAGTTCAAGACATGAAGAAAAAACTTGCACAAGCTCAGCTCACTTCAAAGGGGTTTTACAATTTCCTGTTGTATTCACTTTAGTCACAAAAATGCTAGTCAGTTTGTCCAGAAAAGCATTGAGAATGACAGATTAGCACTGCTTTGATGGTGTTTGATCCAGGACAAAAGTAGACCATAATGGAAAAATCCCTGCCTCTTTTCAAATATGCTTGTATATCTAATCCACACAAGCAGACAcagcttcagtttaacattttcacccaaaaaaaaacaaacttcctcAGGGTGGCACTGAGGTATCACCCTAAACTGTGAGTGCGATCCTTGGTTGAGGAGCTTGAAATAAAAACTTGTGCCAAAGGTAAAAGTTCAACCACTGAGCCAAATTTCTATGTTATTTAGGTTTTGATCCCTCAATGATGTCACATTTTACTCCCCCCTCTTTCCACACGTTGCTTCATGCAAGACAATTTTCAGATAACAGTGACCCAATTCTTGCTGTTTTAATGAAAGCAAAATTGAGTATTAGTTGTCATTTTAGCATGAAACAGATAGCAAATCTGGAATTACCATTCATTTGAATTTTGGCATGAAATGCAATTTTGCTGTTAGTGGTTCAGCCTTCCTTCAAAaactgtgttgttttgcagctttcTCTATTGCAAATTGAGGAAAGTCATTGATCAAATAAAAGTTTTACATTTAGGAGCTAAATATTAATTGCAATATACCCTGAAAATATTTTGTTGCACAAGAACCGCACAAGTTTTAATAGTATGCAGTGAAATTTACTGCTTTGAAAACTCTTCAAAACTTACTTTGCACATTGAAATTACCTCAAATATTTCAAAGCATAATTTTTGTACCACTATTTCAATTTCTGTATTTGAgtctgtaaaatatttcaaatattagtTTAAACTTGTGCTTCCTCACCCAGTCCGGTTTACagtctgtgagaattcttcaatgcaATTGGCTACTCAGCCATCTTGATGAATCATTATTGCTGGGTATCAGAGATCTCTGAGCTAGAATATGACAAGCAAATGACAGGGCAAAGGAGGAAGCCATTCCAGAGACTGAACGATCATGGTGGGCAACTTACTTTTAGCTCAGTGGCAAGAACTATTAATATGAACTGACCACAAAATTCAGGTCAATTTGCTTGTTCAGAAACAACCATATCATTGTAAGACTAGCTTGTATTCATGTTAATGTGCATCAAGAATCAATAGCTTATAACGTTACAACTTTCCCTACATCAAATTTGTATTAAAACGTTGAAGTTGATTATTAGCAGTTTAATAATTTGATATTGTATGGACAAATTCACATTTCACAAAATGCTACTTCTAGTTAATATCCCTGACAAACGTGTGCAGTAAGGGATATCAACTATGTGCACTGAGAGAGCCAGGCCAGAGTAACAAACCATTTAGACCTAGGAGTCAAAAATGCAATTGAAACATTTGCAATTGACACCTATAGCTAATACTCAAGAtgtgaaacaaaatacaaaaccaTATAGTTATTAAACTTGTTGAATGAGAATGGCAATGTattttggtaagaaaaataaGGAGACCACATACAAATAGAGGCACTGGTTAATACAACTACATTGCAAAAACaagcaaacaattttttttctagaGATGTAGaactgaaaagcagagaagtACTTAGAACTATAGGTTATACCACATTGCATTGTACATAACTTCTGGTTAtcatatataataaaaaaaaggtgtAGAGTCAAAGGAGGAAGTTAAAAAAATTTTACATGAATGATGAAAGAACAGAGAGGAAAAGCAGGAAATAGACTGCTGCTCTTTTCTCTGGGCAAGTGAAGCTTGAGAGCTAATCCAATAAAAATCTTTTTCAGAGGGTAGGTGCAAAAAATGAAGTTGGGAGAGTCCAGATCTAGGGGCCATAATGAGAGAATCACTAATAAATTCAGAACTTCTTGACCCAGACTGATTAGAATGTGAAACAAACTACCACAAGGAGCAATCAAGGTGCATAGTATATATATGTATTGAAAGGAAGAAAGATAACGTGATTTAGAAAGAAATGTATTGATAAGGTTAGGTGAACAAGTAGGGTGGGACAAAACGAACTTGACAATAACAATGCAAGCTGAATGCTTTTTGTGCTGCATATTCTAAGTACTAGCtctcaaatttaaatttctaagCATAAAAGCATCAAACTGCTTCCCATGTCTTGCTGAAGATACCAAGGTCTCCGAGACAATACAGCTAATAGAGCATTTCATTAGTCCAGGGTAGGCATTCGGATACACCTTCACAACAATGTCAAACTGGAGCTAATCCTCAAGTCCACAGTTTATATGACAGTCCAAGCTGTGCATTTTGTATGTCAAATTCTCAACTTGCACGTTATTTCAAGTGATAAAAATGCAGAAAGTTAAAGATGGGAATACCTGGATTTATTatctcttcatcatcactgaacgACACCCTGTAGCTCTTTCTTTTAcgttttggtctctgtatttcCAAATTCCCCTCTTCAATTGTCAGTGTTGATATTCTTTTGTTATGAGCGGTATTAAATTCTGTCAGATTCTAATTAAAGAAAAATTTTCAGAAACATAAATTCTAATTTGGAAATGCTATCTTCAAATTTGCATAGCTAATAAATTAAACTGACAGAAACATCAATCCAATCTCATACAGATTGCTAAATATGTTCCAATCCTACTCCTCTGAAATGCAGAAGATTGTTCAGAACATAACTCTTCAGGGAGTGCAGTAATGCAATGGATAAGccaacattaattttaaaaaaattatatcagGGAGATGAATCGATGAAATTTTGACAATTACATGTCATTTTGCTATAGTTTGAAATGGTTGCTTAAGAAGTTGTAGGTCTTCATGATATTAACATAATAAGGTGACGTAATGCTCTATGTTAAGTCATGGTCACCTACCATACATACGATTACATCATTTTGCACCCAATTCAACAAGAATCCATTGTTGCCATTACTTggatttaaaaattgatttactTGCTTTAACTAATCACTACTGCTCAGCAGAAAAGGAAACATTTAGAATCGGGACTCACATCAAGTTCCGTTTCTTCTTCAGGCAAACCCAACAAACCCTTCAGTTCATCATCTTCCACAGCATTTTCATCACCCTTTACTGCGGAGGGTATTGTCTGTGGTTTTTCACGTAGTGTGTAAGCTCGTGTTGAGGCTCCAAATGACAGTGTGGAGTctatgggaacttgctgtggtTTGTGGGGCTCTAAACGAAGGCGCCCCAGGTATGTACCGTGAGCTGCAAAATGAAGTACATATGCAAACCTATTAAGTTCTTGGTGCAGAAATAAATTTGATTAGTCaaatgccaaactaatttaatgcaaaataatcTGCAGTGTATTTTTTGTTATTAGGTAGGGAAGAAGTGATGGAAAAGGGTAAGAGAGAATGATGACACAACTCATTCTATCCCAGTAAACGCTGGTTTCAAAAAGATAAAAactttttgaatgaattcaataatttgcATTCATTCACATCAGAAACATCAATCCAATCTCATACAGATTGCTAAATGTTCCAATCCTACTCCTCTGAAATGCAGAAGACTGTTCAGAAAATAACTCTTTAGGGAGTACAAGTAATGCAATGGATAAGGCTGTTTATGTTATCTGAACAAATATAGTTTCAGGAGAATAAGAACATTGCATTTATATACTAGGATACATTTTTCTGCAAAAGTAGAACAATTTATTCCATTAATATTGCTAGATTTCATTGCTGTTGAGAAACAGCAAAGACTGAGTCCAAATAGCACCCAATTTGAAGCTGCAAAGATTCTGGCTCTGGTATTGCAAGTTCCTGAAACTCTTTCATACCTTTAAAACTTGAAGGGAGACATTAACAGGACAATTTATAGGACCCCATGTGgtgggcaaaaaaaaatacactagATATATTGTTTTCAAAAtagtaaacaaaacaaaattgagtATTCAAAACATTAtcctttgctccaccattcatctgaACTATTTGTGGGCAGCACTTAATGGAAGTATTTCTTGTAAAGTTATTCCATAAGCACAAAATCTAATCTTGTT comes from the Pristis pectinata isolate sPriPec2 chromosome 22, sPriPec2.1.pri, whole genome shotgun sequence genome and includes:
- the ppp1r8a gene encoding protein phosphatase 1, regulatory subunit 8a — protein: MQAIQLKPVFECPTWGGKPPPGLHLDVVKGDKLVEKLIIDEKKYYLFGRNPDICDFTIDHQSCSRIHAALVYHKHLKRVFIIDLNSTHGTYLGRLRLEPHKPQQVPIDSTLSFGASTRAYTLREKPQTIPSAVKGDENAVEDDELKGLLGLPEEETELDNLTEFNTAHNKRISTLTIEEGNLEIQRPKRKRKSYRVSFSDDEEIINPEDVDPSVGRFRNMVQTAVVPLKKKKTESPSSLGLEDGVARRMQNFPFNASLYGGLPPTSGDSASQLHGNTMGTAMIGGLPMPFPNPAPEVDLAPAVVPATVTINPVSNPGVFNAESVNEPKKKKYAKEAWPGKKPTPSLLI